One Thiocapsa bogorovii DNA segment encodes these proteins:
- a CDS encoding sulfotransferase family protein, which produces MRIAFLMGTGRCGSTVVHEVLARHPAFGFLSNIEDNLGGLNRLGCWNNLLYRAPIAIPTRKGGVRFAPSEGYRIIGREVSPIYVNSCRDLVAEDVTPWMRDRFQRFFSERAVAQRRELFLHKYTGWPRLLFFNEIFPDARFIHIVRDGRAVANSWLQMPWWNGYLGPESWLWGPLSATYRSEWEREGRSFVALAGIAWKLLMDAARAAEPALPADRYLILRFEDFTSDPCASFQLVLDFLDLPMTPQFLKIVEGYRFSSSRHSAYRRDLSQQQVTILERILDSHLARYGYGE; this is translated from the coding sequence TTGAGGATCGCATTCCTGATGGGTACGGGGCGTTGTGGCTCCACGGTCGTCCATGAGGTCCTTGCGCGGCATCCCGCGTTCGGATTTCTGTCGAATATCGAAGACAATCTTGGCGGGTTGAACCGCCTGGGGTGTTGGAACAATCTACTGTATCGTGCGCCGATCGCGATACCGACACGCAAGGGCGGAGTGCGGTTCGCACCCTCTGAAGGGTACAGGATCATCGGCCGGGAGGTCTCTCCCATCTACGTCAATAGCTGTCGCGACTTGGTGGCGGAAGATGTGACCCCTTGGATGAGGGATCGATTCCAAAGGTTCTTCAGCGAACGTGCGGTCGCCCAACGGCGTGAGCTCTTTCTCCACAAATACACCGGTTGGCCGCGGTTGCTGTTCTTCAATGAGATCTTTCCGGATGCCAGGTTTATCCATATCGTTCGTGACGGCCGAGCGGTCGCTAACTCTTGGCTGCAAATGCCGTGGTGGAATGGGTACCTTGGCCCGGAAAGTTGGCTGTGGGGACCTCTGTCGGCAACGTATCGAAGTGAATGGGAGCGTGAAGGGCGATCGTTTGTAGCGTTGGCCGGGATCGCTTGGAAGCTCTTAATGGACGCAGCGCGCGCAGCAGAACCTGCCCTGCCTGCCGATCGGTATCTCATTCTGCGTTTCGAGGATTTCACCAGCGACCCCTGTGCGTCGTTCCAGCTTGTGCTGGATTTCCTCGACTTACCGATGACCCCGCAGTTCCTCAAGATTGTCGAAGGTTATCGCTTTTCGTCCTCACGTCATTCGGCATATCGAAGGGATCTGAGTCAACAGCAAGTGACCATTCTTGAGCGGATACTTGATTCACACCTAGCACGCTACGGTTATGGCGAGTAA
- a CDS encoding glycosyltransferase, with translation MRKLYFLYSTFEEFPNDRVDLTELFSSGIADRGHRIDWHMHPAEISDGGVRQVGVNERVFLCAKKPSSSVRARWENSLSRLGHTLSLIGLIKQNPYDFVQVRDQILGALIAVIGCALARRPFVFWMSFRYVEADLFKARDNTLGLSLAKRIMLFIRGYVSAQVLYRVILPRAHHIFVQSDRMEDDLAERGVARSKMTPVPMGVKWSKIGGSEVAPADEAWLQDRLVIVYVGTLVKARRLDFLVEVLDFVRVECPTVLLVLVGDGSISDMSFIERVIETRGVQDYVHFTGHVQMEKAWSLIKAAKLGLSPLRPSPMLDAGSPTKVMEYLALGCPVVANDQPDQSKVVRESGAGLIVPYDVRRFADAVVTLLKSPADAERMGQLGPDYVRRHRSYEAMTPLLEAKYLELFGCPEGAPRPDGSIG, from the coding sequence ATGAGAAAGTTGTACTTTCTGTATTCGACATTCGAAGAGTTTCCGAACGATCGTGTCGATTTGACGGAGTTGTTTTCTTCCGGCATCGCCGACCGAGGTCACCGGATCGATTGGCACATGCATCCCGCCGAAATCTCTGACGGTGGGGTTCGGCAGGTCGGGGTGAACGAACGGGTATTCCTCTGTGCCAAGAAACCAAGCTCATCAGTACGAGCGCGGTGGGAAAATTCGCTGAGTAGGCTAGGGCACACGTTGAGCCTCATTGGCTTGATCAAGCAAAACCCCTATGATTTCGTGCAGGTGCGAGATCAGATTCTCGGGGCCCTGATCGCCGTCATCGGGTGCGCGCTGGCACGGCGGCCTTTTGTGTTTTGGATGTCGTTCCGATATGTCGAGGCCGATCTCTTCAAAGCCCGGGATAACACTCTCGGACTCTCTCTCGCAAAGCGCATTATGCTGTTCATCCGTGGGTACGTCTCCGCGCAGGTTCTATATCGTGTGATTCTACCGCGCGCGCACCATATCTTTGTCCAGAGTGATCGGATGGAGGACGACCTCGCCGAGAGGGGCGTCGCACGTTCGAAGATGACGCCGGTTCCTATGGGGGTTAAGTGGTCGAAGATCGGAGGGTCCGAGGTCGCCCCTGCTGACGAGGCTTGGCTTCAGGATCGTCTGGTAATCGTCTACGTCGGGACATTGGTCAAGGCAAGGCGTCTGGATTTTCTTGTTGAAGTCCTCGATTTCGTACGCGTCGAATGCCCCACCGTATTGTTGGTTCTGGTGGGAGACGGGTCGATATCCGATATGTCGTTCATCGAACGAGTGATTGAGACGCGAGGCGTTCAGGACTACGTGCATTTCACGGGGCATGTTCAGATGGAAAAGGCATGGAGTCTGATCAAGGCCGCGAAGCTGGGACTATCGCCGCTACGGCCGAGTCCCATGCTGGACGCCGGGTCGCCGACGAAGGTCATGGAGTATCTAGCCTTGGGTTGCCCCGTTGTCGCAAACGATCAGCCTGACCAATCCAAGGTAGTTCGCGAGAGCGGCGCCGGGCTTATTGTTCCTTATGACGTTCGGCGCTTTGCAGACGCGGTTGTGACGCTGCTGAAATCGCCCGCTGATGCGGAGCGTATGGGCCAACTGGGTCCGGATTATGTCCGCCGTCATCGGTCCTATGAAGCAATGACCCCCCTACTCGAGGCAAAGTACCTTGAGTTGTTTGGATGCCCCGAGGGAGCTCCGCGCCCGGATGGTAGTATCGGCTAG
- a CDS encoding sulfotransferase family protein has protein sequence MRPNYLVIGAQNCGTTSLCANLGKHPDVFMTNPKELHFFSDPKVFARGWGWYEEHFKTVTTETAIGEGSTTYSRNVYQPDAPDLIYRHLPNVRLIYMVRHPLRRMETHWLHRRRLRRNPLWDFERTYREVPWMLDASLFWRQISLYRENFPDDRIHVVFFEDYVKDPDMVLADCFAFLGVDETFVIPDSREAQNRSLGRRADKGSGRALRQVPGSLSLWKKLPPSLRAAIQPFLTFRLEKKPEWPEAIRAHAIEKVTPDMEKFLAFYGKPADYWTIGEL, from the coding sequence ATGAGACCGAATTATCTCGTCATCGGCGCACAGAATTGCGGCACGACAAGCCTATGTGCGAATCTGGGTAAGCACCCGGACGTCTTTATGACGAACCCGAAAGAGCTCCATTTCTTTTCGGACCCGAAGGTGTTCGCGAGGGGATGGGGCTGGTACGAGGAGCATTTCAAGACCGTCACCACAGAGACCGCCATCGGCGAAGGGAGTACGACATATTCCCGTAACGTCTATCAGCCGGATGCGCCTGACCTGATCTATCGCCATCTCCCGAATGTACGTCTAATTTACATGGTCAGACACCCTTTGCGTCGAATGGAGACGCATTGGTTACATCGACGTCGCTTGAGGCGAAACCCCTTGTGGGATTTCGAGAGAACCTATCGAGAAGTTCCTTGGATGCTGGACGCCTCTTTGTTTTGGCGTCAGATCAGCCTGTATCGGGAAAACTTCCCGGACGACAGAATCCATGTCGTCTTTTTTGAAGACTACGTCAAAGACCCGGACATGGTTTTGGCCGACTGCTTCGCATTCCTCGGTGTAGACGAAACCTTTGTCATTCCCGACTCACGCGAGGCGCAGAACCGCTCACTCGGGCGACGGGCCGACAAAGGCTCGGGTCGCGCCCTGAGACAGGTGCCGGGTAGCCTGAGCCTTTGGAAAAAGCTTCCCCCGAGCCTGCGAGCAGCGATTCAACCTTTCTTGACCTTCAGGCTTGAGAAGAAGCCCGAATGGCCGGAAGCGATCCGCGCTCACGCGATCGAAAAGGTCACACCGGATATGGAAAAGTTTCTCGCTTTCTATGGTAAGCCGGCCGATTACTGGACCATCGGCGAGCTGTGA
- a CDS encoding sulfotransferase translates to MTPTVRGPGHPQEPGKNKCVIVLSTKSSGSSAIQRLIGSLAGARHVRHTRHRESETLYWTKAASVLGLPQIKMLDSEVPIPARRARRELVSFLRKNTRDFRIPTDPRDMIFLGWEKLCESHRPVFLEKSPHHLVQWSALELMLECEARLDSTEFLYIGLIRNPMDVLYSAWSRWRTFPEEAQFEWELAYRNLQCLRERLDDRLVVVRYEDMVSDLDTLDPVIRFVGATRDQVPADYLHARSFSKWKDDRDYGFQLAPSVREMAHAFGYTSAELDNPENPRWRIFRTRTRRSYRTRHTMLAPIRMLRRAHSVLTKNGVSV, encoded by the coding sequence ATGACGCCGACAGTGCGCGGTCCCGGACACCCGCAGGAACCGGGGAAGAACAAATGCGTCATTGTTCTGTCGACGAAGTCATCCGGTTCGAGTGCGATCCAACGGCTGATCGGCAGTCTGGCCGGTGCGCGCCACGTCCGTCATACACGTCACCGCGAGTCCGAGACCCTCTACTGGACAAAGGCGGCATCCGTCCTCGGTCTCCCGCAGATCAAGATGCTGGACAGCGAGGTCCCGATTCCGGCTAGGCGGGCGCGGCGCGAGCTCGTGTCTTTTCTCCGGAAAAACACCCGTGACTTCCGCATCCCGACCGATCCCCGCGACATGATCTTCCTCGGCTGGGAAAAACTCTGCGAGTCTCATCGCCCGGTGTTCCTCGAGAAATCGCCTCACCACCTGGTACAGTGGTCCGCACTCGAGCTGATGCTCGAATGTGAAGCGCGCCTTGATTCGACCGAGTTTCTCTATATCGGGCTGATTCGAAACCCGATGGATGTCCTATACTCGGCTTGGTCGCGATGGAGAACCTTTCCGGAAGAGGCCCAATTCGAGTGGGAGCTCGCCTACCGCAATCTCCAGTGTCTGCGCGAACGGCTCGATGATCGACTCGTCGTCGTCCGGTACGAAGACATGGTCAGCGACCTCGATACCCTTGATCCGGTCATCCGATTCGTCGGAGCGACCCGAGACCAGGTTCCGGCCGACTATCTCCACGCCCGATCGTTCAGCAAGTGGAAGGACGATCGCGATTACGGGTTCCAGCTTGCTCCGTCCGTGCGCGAAATGGCACACGCCTTCGGATACACGAGTGCTGAGCTCGATAATCCGGAGAATCCCCGCTGGCGAATATTTAGAACCCGCACGCGACGTTCTTACCGCACCCGGCATACCATGCTGGCTCCGATTCGTATGTTGCGGCGGGCGCACAGCGTGCTCACCAAAAACGGCGTTTCCGTATGA
- a CDS encoding glycosyltransferase family 4 protein → MRILLVTSHYLPKIGGVQLAVHNLAEGLCEAGHEVHLLAPKRRGAGAGQVNALHTIHWFAPPPLMGLLGLRIPAWRHRLNRLVRRLKPDVVHAHVAYPAGHIAAEVCDRIGMPFVLTCHGDDIQKLPEIGYGMRLDPHLDRLISDAVRRASGLIAIGSDVRAEYLELGVSPSRVADLPNGINAALLARRDPQAKGRSGLPQGPITFLAVGRNHAKKGFSSLIDAMKVVAEQDPEMICVIVGARVPDLQPQVDSLQLTDKVFLFGPAPPVGVDLQDGPGTDPPHTDTYFHAADCFVMPSLIESFGLVTVEAFAAGLPVVAMDAEGSRDILSESHSRMLVQDRDPGAFGAALLEMGRRIRENPDLGRENRLLAERYDRRRIAERHVDFYRQVSERASSERSIDP, encoded by the coding sequence ATGCGGATCCTTCTGGTCACCTCGCACTATCTCCCGAAAATCGGGGGCGTGCAGCTTGCCGTCCACAATCTGGCGGAAGGGCTTTGTGAAGCCGGGCATGAGGTTCACCTCCTGGCGCCCAAGCGTCGCGGCGCCGGCGCTGGACAGGTTAACGCGCTCCACACCATCCATTGGTTCGCACCACCACCCTTGATGGGGCTTCTCGGATTGCGCATTCCCGCCTGGCGGCATCGGCTCAACCGCCTTGTCCGGCGCCTCAAGCCTGATGTCGTCCACGCGCACGTCGCCTATCCGGCAGGTCACATCGCTGCGGAGGTCTGTGATCGCATTGGAATGCCCTTCGTCCTGACCTGCCACGGCGACGATATTCAGAAGCTTCCCGAGATTGGATACGGCATGCGCCTGGACCCGCATCTCGACCGCCTGATCTCGGACGCGGTCCGGCGTGCCTCGGGTCTGATCGCGATTGGATCGGACGTGAGAGCCGAATACCTGGAGTTGGGCGTATCTCCTAGCCGAGTCGCGGACCTTCCGAACGGAATCAACGCCGCCTTGCTTGCGCGCAGAGACCCGCAGGCCAAGGGGCGTTCGGGCCTCCCGCAGGGTCCGATCACGTTCTTGGCCGTCGGCCGGAACCATGCGAAGAAAGGCTTCTCTTCTCTGATCGATGCGATGAAGGTCGTCGCCGAACAGGATCCAGAGATGATCTGCGTCATCGTCGGAGCGCGCGTGCCAGACCTGCAGCCGCAGGTCGATTCACTTCAATTGACTGACAAGGTCTTTCTCTTCGGGCCTGCGCCGCCCGTCGGCGTCGATTTGCAGGATGGCCCCGGTACGGATCCACCCCACACCGACACCTATTTCCACGCCGCGGATTGCTTCGTCATGCCCTCGCTGATCGAGAGCTTCGGGCTCGTCACGGTCGAAGCATTCGCGGCCGGGCTCCCCGTGGTTGCGATGGATGCCGAAGGATCCCGCGACATCCTCTCGGAGTCCCACAGCCGCATGCTTGTTCAGGATCGCGATCCAGGGGCATTCGGGGCGGCGCTGCTCGAGATGGGCCGGCGGATCCGTGAGAATCCCGATCTCGGACGCGAGAATAGACTTCTTGCCGAACGTTACGATCGGCGCCGTATCGCCGAGCGCCACGTCGACTTCTATCGCCAGGTGAGCGAACGCGCCTCATCCGAAAGGAGCATCGACCCATGA